A stretch of DNA from Allomeiothermus silvanus DSM 9946:
CGGCAACGCACCTTAAGCGGTGGGTCTGTCTTCCCTGGGGCCAAGCAGCTCGCCAACGGCCAGGGCAGCTTTTTTGCGCTGCGCCCTGAACAGATGTTGGTACGTTTGCTGGGTAAAAGCTACGCTGGCGTGCCCTACCCGTTCTGAGACTACCTTGGGATCAACCCCGGCCAGGGCCAGCAGAGAGACGTGAGTATCCCGTAAATCATGGAAGCGAATTTCTTTGACTTTAGCCCGCTTGATGATGGCTAGAAACTCCCGACGCAGGTTGCTCGGCTCGATGGGGGTTCCCACAGAAGTTGTAAACACCCAGCCCTCGTCAGTCCAGGCGTCCCCTATCCCCAGGCGATCCTTTTCTTGCTGCTCCCGATGTTGCTGCAATACCTCGAGCACATCGCTTGAAACGTCTACTGGACGGCTCGAGCGGTAAGTTTTAGGGGATTGAACAACCCGCTTGCTGCCGGCTTTGGTAAGGTTTTGCCGCACCCAGATCGCGCCTTCCTGCCAATCAATGTCCGCCCACTTCAGCCCTAGCAGTTCGCCTCGGCGCATCCCGGTCATGAGGGCCAAGAAGAAAAGGGCATACAAGCGGGAGTGCTGTGCCTCAGCCAGGAAACGCCAGACTTCCTCGGGCGTCCACACCTCGCCGGTGTAGCGTGGCGCCTGAGGGGGCTTGACCCGGTCCGCCGGGTTCCAGGGCAACAATCCCCAACGCACGGCGTCCTCGAGCGCGGCGTGCAAGGTCCGGTGCACCAGCCGGACGGTCGTTGGGGAGAG
This window harbors:
- a CDS encoding tyrosine-type recombinase/integrase; amino-acid sequence: MKRANNEGTIYKRADGRYEYSLMISGKRHRGYAKTRKEAAKKLAELLVAYGRNLLPDPDRITLKEFCERWLTSVEHRVKPTTHYGYKVALEKHAIPILGDIAVQRLQPLHLTHLYADLLKKRIHPNDPKRLKTLSPTTVRLVHRTLHAALEDAVRWGLLPWNPADRVKPPQAPRYTGEVWTPEEVWRFLAEAQHSRLYALFFLALMTGMRRGELLGLKWADIDWQEGAIWVRQNLTKAGSKRVVQSPKTYRSSRPVDVSSDVLEVLQQHREQQEKDRLGIGDAWTDEGWVFTTSVGTPIEPSNLRREFLAIIKRAKVKEIRFHDLRDTHVSLLALAGVDPKVVSERVGHASVAFTQQTYQHLFRAQRKKAALAVGELLGPREDRPTA